The following proteins come from a genomic window of Nicotiana tomentosiformis chromosome 12, ASM39032v3, whole genome shotgun sequence:
- the LOC138902639 gene encoding uncharacterized protein gives MVAPPNFEEGQSTYRPPRFNGQYYGWWKTRMHDFIMAEDSELWDVIYDGPFVPMKTIGEQTVTVPKSRKEYSDANHKAIEKNFRAKKILVCGIGPDEYNRISACQSVKEIWEALQIAHEGTTQVKHSKIDMLTTKYELFRMKDDESIQDMHTLFTSIINELHSLGEIIPRNKLVRKILSVLPGSWESKVNAITEAKGSVEADH, from the coding sequence atggttgctccaccaaacttcgaaGAAGGTCAATCCacctacagaccaccaagattcaatggccaatactacggatggtggaagacaaggatgcatgattttatcatggctgaagattcagaGCTCTGGGATGTTATCTATGATGGTCCCTTCGTTCCTATGAAAACCATTGGGGAACAAACAGTGACTGTTCCCAAGTCTAGGAAGGAATACAGTGATGCTAACCACAAGGCTATAGAAAAGAACTTTCGAGCAAAGAAAATCCTTGTTTGTGGCATTGGGCCAGATGAATACAATAGGATTTCTGCCTGTCAATCTGTGaaggagatctgggaagctctccaaaTAGCACACGAAGGGACAACTCAAGTCAAGCATTCGAAGATTGATATGCTAACCACAAAGTATGAGCTCTTCAGGATGAAGGAtgatgagtccattcaggacatgcacacTCTCTTCACCTCTATCATTAATGAGCTTCACTCTCTGGGAGAAATCATTCCCAGGAACAAACTTGTCAGGAAAATACTTAGTGTATTACCTGGTTCCTGGGAAAGCAAAGTAAATGCTATCACAGAGGCAAAAGGATCTGTAGAAgctgaccattga